Part of the Flavobacterium alkalisoli genome is shown below.
TATGCCAGTCAGGTATACAAAAAAGGTCTTGAATCTCTGGAGGAACTAAGCGATGAGGAAAAAGGCTGGGTTGCACCGCTGCCAATAGCTTATGATGCCTCTTTGCCGGGTTATAAGAAAATGGTTGAGATGATGGCGGGCCATGGTGGAGCTTCGGGAGAGAACATGCCTAAAGCACAGGCTATAAAAGATGCTACAATGGCTTATTTTATTACTCAAAACCTTAAAAAGGATTATGTTTTTGTCCATTTTAACGGTACATATCACAGCGATAATTTTGAAGGGATAAACTGGTATCTTAAAAAAGCAAAGCCTGAACTTAAAGTTGTAACGATCTCGGCAGTGTCGCAAAAAGATGTGACAGAACTGGAGAAAGACAATACTCAAAAAGCTGATTTTATACTGGTTGTAGACGAGGATATGACCAAAACCCACTGATATTGATTTTTAACAAAACGTAAAATTTATAATGAGTTTACAGTTTTGTTATATTTTTTAAAGTTATTTAAGGTTTAAAAGATATTTCACAAAGAATAAGTGAAAAAACCACGAAAAACATGTCTACTTTAAACTGATTATAAATTAGGTCGCAAAGGTTGTAGTTATTGTGTTTTAACTTTACTTTTGTATGATTTTTTTAAAAACTATTTTATTTAAATACTATGGCAAAATCTGCACTATTAAAGTCGTCGCTTGCAAAAAAATACTGGATGGCTTTGACAGGTTTATTTTTATGTTTGTTCTTAATAGGGCACTTACTAGGTAACCTTCAATTGCTTTCTACAGGTAAAGATGCGGCACTTAACTTCAACAAGTACGCGTTATTTATGACAACGAACCCGGCAGTAAAACTACTGTCTTACC
Proteins encoded:
- a CDS encoding ChaN family lipoprotein; translated protein: MKKILTLLLLLSLGVKAQDKQPYQLYTKEGKKTTYKKLLKEAEGADVVLFGEYHDNSLIHWLQLEFTKDLSTEKYLVLGAEMFEADNQKQLDQYLAGEIDQKAFDTVARLWSNYKTDYKPIVDYAKASNIPFVATNVPRRYASQVYKKGLESLEELSDEEKGWVAPLPIAYDASLPGYKKMVEMMAGHGGASGENMPKAQAIKDATMAYFITQNLKKDYVFVHFNGTYHSDNFEGINWYLKKAKPELKVVTISAVSQKDVTELEKDNTQKADFILVVDEDMTKTH